The following are from one region of the Nicotiana tabacum cultivar K326 chromosome 3, ASM71507v2, whole genome shotgun sequence genome:
- the LOC107786466 gene encoding BAG family molecular chaperone regulator 4-like — translation MEKEGTSDTDNRSTITVNVKFSGRSIPVEITYESTVEHLKSLLQPHTNVLPRGQKLIFKGKVLVDGMTLKSSGVLNGAKIMLMGSQVLHQEDMPNVLEDPAGKERKNIQNTSVSYEAIAGVRVEVDKLSHRVSAIEEAMQRGTKVEDREFVVLTELFMIQLLKLDSIEADGEARAERRKEVHRIQSFVGMLDNCKARNFKL, via the exons ATGGAGAAAGAGGGCACAAGCGATACTGATAATCGGAGCACGATAACGGTGAACGTTAAGTTCAGCGGCCGATCGATACCGGTGGAAATCACCTATGAGTCCACTGTCGAACACCTCAAGTCTCTCCTTCAACCTCACACTAATGTCCTCCCTCGCGGTCAAAAACTCATCTTCAAAG GGAAAGTTTTGGTGGATGGAATGACATTGAAGTCGTCAGGGGTTTTAAATGGTGCTAAGATCATGCTTATGGGTTCCCAGGTTTTACACCAAGAG GACATGCCAAATGTATTGGAGGATCCAGCAGGCAAAGAGAGGAAGAATATTCAAAATACCTCGGTTTCTTATGAAGCCATTGCAGGAGTAAGAGTAGAGGTCGATAAGCTCTCACACAGG GTTTCGGCCATAGAGGAGGCTATGCAAAGAGGTACTAAAGTTGAGGACAGAGAATTTGTGGTGCTTACCGAGTTGTTCATGATTCAGCTTCTTAAACTGGATAGTATTGAGGCAGATGGAGAAGCAAGAGCTGAGAGGAGGAAGGAG GTTCATCGCATTCAGAGTTTTGTTGGTATGCTTGACAATTGTAAGGCAAGAAACTTTAAATTATAA
- the LOC107786465 gene encoding BAG family molecular chaperone regulator 4 codes for MWNMRKLSTSSKRRNEAKDENKYTESQEVNVCIIDWEVRPGGLLVQKRSGVSAEANFVACPMIKIKVSYDSCYHDLTVPAESTFGDLKRILTDRIGLHPTVQRLLFQGKEKDDNEWLHIAGVKDMSKLILMEDPASKEMKKIQDNFISCEAIARVRVEVDKLSHRVVAVQESVQKGMKVEDMEFVVLSELFMIQLLTLDSIESDGEARTQRKKEVHRIQSLIDMLDNFKARNSYLISNCAGTSLVTTKWETPAPNRLQQSTKINQEWELFD; via the exons ATGTGGAATATGAGAAAATTATCAACTTCTTCAAAACGTAGGAATGAGGCAAAAGATGAGAATAAATACACTGAGAGTCAAGAGGTAAATGTTTGTATTATTGATTGGGAAGttaggcctggtggtttattggTTCAGAAAAGAAGTGGAGTTTCTGCTGAGGCCAATTTTGTTGCTTGTCCTATGATCAAGATTAAGGTTTCTTATGATTCTTGTTACCATGATCTTACTGTTCCAGCTGAATCAACATTTG GGGACCTGAAGAGAATTCTTACCGACAGAATTGGGCTACATCCTACAGTTCAGAGACTATTAtttcaaggaaaagaaaaggatgaCAATGAATGGTTACACATTGCTGGTGTAAAAGACATGTCAAAATTGATCCTAATGGAAGATCCAGCAAGCAAAGAGATGAAGAAAATTCAAGATAATTTTATCTCTTGTGAAGCCATTGCTCGAGTAAGAGTAGAGGTCGATAAGCTCTCACACAGG GTTGTTGCCGTACAGGAATCTGTGCAGAAAGGTATGAAAGTCGAAGACATGGAATTTGTTGTCCTTTCAGAGTTGTTTATGATTCAGCTTCTTACATTGGATAGTATTGAATCAGATGGAGAAGCAAGAACTCAGAGGAAGAAGgag GTTCATCGCATTCAGAGTCTCATTGATATGCTCGACAATTTTAAGGCAAGAAACTCTTACCTTATTAGCAATTGTGCTGGTACTTCATTGGTGACTACCAAATGGGAAACGCCTGCGCCAAATCGATTACAACAATCCACAAAAATCAATCAGGAGTGGGAACTGTTTGACTGA